One Neomonachus schauinslandi chromosome 9, ASM220157v2, whole genome shotgun sequence DNA segment encodes these proteins:
- the MAPK1IP1L gene encoding MAPK-interacting and spindle-stabilizing protein-like isoform X1 — protein sequence MSDEFSLADALPEHSPAKTSAVSNTKPGQPPQGWPSSNPWNNPSAPPSVPSGLPPSATPSTVPFGPAPTGMYPSVPPTGPPPGPPAPFPPSGPSCPPPGGPYPAPTVPGPGPTGPYPTPNMPFPELPRPYGAPTDPAAAGPLGPWGSMSSGPWAPGMGGQYPTPNMPYPSPGPYPAPPPQAPGAAPPVPWGTVPPGAWGPPAPYPAPAGSYPTPGLYPTPNNPFQVPSGPSGAPPMPGGPHCCSAKVLLDPPQR from the exons ATGTCTGATGAATTTTCG TTGGCAGATGCACTACCTGAACACTCCCCTGCCAAAACCTCTGCTGTGAGCAATACAAAACCTGGCCAACCTCCTCAGGGCTGGCCAAGTTCCAACCCTTGGAATAACCCAAGTGCTCCACCTTCTGTGCCATCTGGACTCCCACCAAGTGCAACACCCTCCACTGTGCCTTTTGGACCAGCACCAACAGGAATGtatccctctgtgcctcccaccGGACCACCTCCAGGACCCCCAGCACCCTTTCCTCCTTCTGGACCATCATGTCCCCCACCTGGTGGTCCTTATCCAGCCCCaactgtgccaggccctggcccCACGGGGCCATATCCTACACCAAATATGCCCTTTCCAGAGCTTCCAAGACCCTATGGGGCACCCACAGATCCAGCTGCTGCTGGTCCTTTAGGTCCATGGGGATCCATGTCTTCTGGACCTTGGGCACCTGGAATGGGAGGGCAGTATCCTACCCCTAATATGCCATATCCATCTCCAGGGCCATATCCTGCGCCCCCTCCCCAAGCACCAGGGGCAGCACCACCTGTTCCATGGGGCACTGTTCCACCAGGAGCCTGGGGACCACCAGCACCATATCCTGCCCCTGCAGGATCATATCCCACACCAGGACTCTATCCCACTCCCAACAATCCTTTTCAAGTGCCTTCAGGACCTTCTGGTGCTCCACCGATGCCTGGTGGCCCCCAT TGTTGCTCAGCCAAAGTTTTGTTGGATCCTCCGCAGCGTTGA
- the MAPK1IP1L gene encoding MAPK-interacting and spindle-stabilizing protein-like isoform X2, whose protein sequence is MSDEFSLADALPEHSPAKTSAVSNTKPGQPPQGWPSSNPWNNPSAPPSVPSGLPPSATPSTVPFGPAPTGMYPSVPPTGPPPGPPAPFPPSGPSCPPPGGPYPAPTVPGPGPTGPYPTPNMPFPELPRPYGAPTDPAAAGPLGPWGSMSSGPWAPGMGGQYPTPNMPYPSPGPYPAPPPQAPGAAPPVPWGTVPPGAWGPPAPYPAPAGSYPTPGLYPTPNNPFQVPSGPSGAPPMPGGPHSYH, encoded by the exons ATGTCTGATGAATTTTCG TTGGCAGATGCACTACCTGAACACTCCCCTGCCAAAACCTCTGCTGTGAGCAATACAAAACCTGGCCAACCTCCTCAGGGCTGGCCAAGTTCCAACCCTTGGAATAACCCAAGTGCTCCACCTTCTGTGCCATCTGGACTCCCACCAAGTGCAACACCCTCCACTGTGCCTTTTGGACCAGCACCAACAGGAATGtatccctctgtgcctcccaccGGACCACCTCCAGGACCCCCAGCACCCTTTCCTCCTTCTGGACCATCATGTCCCCCACCTGGTGGTCCTTATCCAGCCCCaactgtgccaggccctggcccCACGGGGCCATATCCTACACCAAATATGCCCTTTCCAGAGCTTCCAAGACCCTATGGGGCACCCACAGATCCAGCTGCTGCTGGTCCTTTAGGTCCATGGGGATCCATGTCTTCTGGACCTTGGGCACCTGGAATGGGAGGGCAGTATCCTACCCCTAATATGCCATATCCATCTCCAGGGCCATATCCTGCGCCCCCTCCCCAAGCACCAGGGGCAGCACCACCTGTTCCATGGGGCACTGTTCCACCAGGAGCCTGGGGACCACCAGCACCATATCCTGCCCCTGCAGGATCATATCCCACACCAGGACTCTATCCCACTCCCAACAATCCTTTTCAAGTGCCTTCAGGACCTTCTGGTGCTCCACCGATGCCTGGTGGCCCCCAT TCTTACCATTAA
- the MAPK1IP1L gene encoding MAPK-interacting and spindle-stabilizing protein-like isoform X3, giving the protein MLSTGFEVFSLFFFFLFFRKMSDEFSLADALPEHSPAKTSAVSNTKPGQPPQGWPSSNPWNNPSAPPSVPSGLPPSATPSTVPFGPAPTGMYPSVPPTGPPPGPPAPFPPSGPSCPPPGGPYPAPTVPGPGPTGPYPTPNMPFPELPRPYGAPTDPAAAGPLGPWGSMSSGPWAPGMGGQYPTPNMPYPSPGPYPAPPPQAPGAAPPVPWGTVPPGAWGPPAPYPAPAGSYPTPGLYPTPNNPFQVPSGPSGAPPMPGGPHSYH; this is encoded by the exons atgtTAAGCACTGGTTTTGaagtattctctcttttttttttctttctcttttttaggaAAATGTCTGATGAATTTTCG TTGGCAGATGCACTACCTGAACACTCCCCTGCCAAAACCTCTGCTGTGAGCAATACAAAACCTGGCCAACCTCCTCAGGGCTGGCCAAGTTCCAACCCTTGGAATAACCCAAGTGCTCCACCTTCTGTGCCATCTGGACTCCCACCAAGTGCAACACCCTCCACTGTGCCTTTTGGACCAGCACCAACAGGAATGtatccctctgtgcctcccaccGGACCACCTCCAGGACCCCCAGCACCCTTTCCTCCTTCTGGACCATCATGTCCCCCACCTGGTGGTCCTTATCCAGCCCCaactgtgccaggccctggcccCACGGGGCCATATCCTACACCAAATATGCCCTTTCCAGAGCTTCCAAGACCCTATGGGGCACCCACAGATCCAGCTGCTGCTGGTCCTTTAGGTCCATGGGGATCCATGTCTTCTGGACCTTGGGCACCTGGAATGGGAGGGCAGTATCCTACCCCTAATATGCCATATCCATCTCCAGGGCCATATCCTGCGCCCCCTCCCCAAGCACCAGGGGCAGCACCACCTGTTCCATGGGGCACTGTTCCACCAGGAGCCTGGGGACCACCAGCACCATATCCTGCCCCTGCAGGATCATATCCCACACCAGGACTCTATCCCACTCCCAACAATCCTTTTCAAGTGCCTTCAGGACCTTCTGGTGCTCCACCGATGCCTGGTGGCCCCCAT TCTTACCATTAA